A stretch of DNA from Methanoplanus endosymbiosus:
CAGTCCCTGCGGCAAATGTGTACAAAAGGCAGTATAAATAAAGTCCGGTTACAACTACTAAACCAGAATAAATTACATCTGCCTTCTATTGAAGAACAGCGTCTTGTGCTGGAAGCAGATAATAAAATAAACATCCTGAAAAAGGATTTATCGGATATTAAATCTCAATTATGGGATCAGCCAAAAGAAAGCACAAAAGTGTTTGAATCACTTGAACGGCTAAATCACGAAGATCGTTTTTCAGACTGGATTGAAACTCTGCCGTTTCCTCTGGCTTCTATACTTCGCCTGTACCTTACATCCGACAGTACGAATAAAGACAGATATGAACGTTTACTGCATTTCTTCGAAGCACTTACCCAGTTCTATGCAACAATCCATATTAGTGCCTTCAGCTCAAATTCAGGTATATGGGAAGAAAACCGTGAGTATATTTTGAAGACTCTGAGCGATCAAAATCTTTCAGTTAAACGATCATCGTTTGGATTATGGAGGATAATAAACGAAAAACTGTCCGCAAACCTGAGAAAAATGCTCAAAAGCGATGAGATAGAAATTGCTTTTGAACTCTATGCAACATCAGATATAAAAACACTTGAAATGCTTTCCTCAGGAGAACTTATCAGTATTTTACAGAAGGTTAATAAGCATCGAAACCAGTGGAAAGGGCATGGTGGAGCTGTTACAGCTAATGATGCTTCCGAACGCCTCAGGACTCTGAAAGATGAGCTGGGCAGGTTTAGAGAGATTACAGGAAAGGGATTTAATCGTTATCAGTTAATTGAGCCAAAGAGCATGACTTCTCCTGATGGACTGACTTTTTTAACTTATATCCGTCGTGTTATCGGATCAAATCCACAACTTGAGCAGGATGATATTGAAATCTCTCTGCCTGTAGCTACAGATCAATTATATCTTTATGCCCCTGAATATAATAAAGTCCGAAAATTAGTGCCTATAATACGGTTGCATGATACTCTGCAACCGACAAGTTATTTCTATAACCGTCTTGAAAGTTCAGGTTCTGTATTTATATCCTATCAGTTTTCTACAGAACCGGAAATTCATTATGATAATGAATCATTACTTTCTTTAATTGAAGATCTCTCTTTTAAACAGTGGGATTCTTAGGAGGCAGGGGCATGAAATCTGATACAAGTGAGAAAGGGGTTGAGATTAATCTGCATGGTTCTAACCGATACACCATGTGACAGTGGATTGATGCCGGAAAATGTGGTCCTCTGGATAGTATATTAAGTACCTGAGTTTCCTTGACTCTGGGTGTCTGTTTTCAATGGCAGGTTCATTGCGTGTAAACGTCAGCGTAAACCAGTTGTTGGTAACTCTAATAACGGGTTCCTGTACACCATATTCTAAACAGATATTGTGAATACTTTCAGTGTCTGTTTAATTCATATCCAACCGGTACCAGAAAAGGTAACTATGTTTGCCTTAGATTATGTTCTCATCCGGAAATTGGCACATTTAATAACGGGCAATCATACGCCGGAGTTTTGCCGGAAACATCATCCCGGCACAGACTCTTAAACTGATAACTTAATGCCCTGCCACATCAAATCTAAACCAGTGATAATCCGGACTGCATCTGCCGGTTGTGATAGCTGTGATAACCGGTATAACCGCGGCAACCGTGATAACCGGGAAGTAATTATAAAGAAAATCACCGGGGATTTTAGTTTATGAAGCTTACAGTATTATGCGACAACAATACAATAATCGACCTCTACCTGACAGGGGAGCCGGCCCTCTCCTTTTTTATTGAGGACTGCGGGAAGAACATCCTCTTTGATACAGGCTACTCTGATGTTTTTATTAAAAATGCAGAGGAACTTGGAATCTCTCTATTATCTGTGGACTACATCGTCTTCTCACACAACCATAACGACCATACCGGCGGATTTGTCTTCCTAAAGGAGATGTATGAGAATGCAGCCGCTGCCGGTATCTCCTGTAAAAGGCCGGTTATCATCGCACACCCTGAAATATTCCGTAAAACTACGCTGGAGGGTTTTGGGGATATCGGTTCTCCACTGACTGAAGAAGAGGTCATCACATTTGCAGATATAATGCTCTCCTGTGACCCTGTAGAAATTACAGAAAATATTACATTCATCGGTGAAATTACAGAAAATATTACATTCATCGGTGAAATTACAGAAAAAGTCTCGTTTGAGCCTCCATGTGATATTGGAGTGTATAAAGACTCTGCCGGTAATTTAGTGCCGGACTATCAGGATGACGATACAGCTCTGTTTTATTCCGGTGAGAATGGTCTTGTGGTAATTACGGGATGTTCGCATAAAGGGATCTGCTCAATTGTGAAACAGGCTGTAAAGATCTCCGGCAGAAGTGATCTCCAGGATATTATCGGCGGATTTCACCTTCTTGGTGCTGACCAGAAGAGGCTTGAGAGTACCGGGGAGTACTTTGCCGGCTTTGCTATGAAGTGTATTCACCCGTGCCACTGCACTGACCTTTCAGCCAAGATTGCTCTTGCAGGGTATGTACCGGTTGAAGAAATTGGTTCGGGGTCTGTTCTGGAATATTGATATTGTGGGTAAATGAAGCTTTCCGGGAGAACATCAGCATTTTCTGATTATATTCAGTATTTAAACCGTCACTGACAAAGGTTGATGCTGCCGGAGATATTATTTACTATCTGTCTTCTTATAAGAGATATAAGTCATATAACTCTGATAGATGTTAAGACCGGAACAATAACCGGAAAGGGCCGGAAAAGTTATTCCTAAGAATATCCGGGATTATGTCTGAGACCGGAAACATTGGTTCTCATTTCCTGCATAACGATAGACTAAAACTTCAGATAAGGCCTCCTGATGAAACTGATGCAGGACTTTTTAGTGCATATGCAGGTGAAAAAACGCCGGCAAAGGAATGGCTCTTAGAAGAAGATGAAACATAAGTCCGGCCGGTCTGATGATGTTCTTAAATGTTTATTTTTTGTGACATTTTGCACTGCGGAAATGAAAACTATTATCAGAGAACAGATGATAATATGGGAATATATCAAAGACGCTGATCATCACAGATGAGGCATATGATCGCCTTATTAACTGGAAAAAAAGTGATGATGAGAGTCTTTCAAGTGTGATTTTAAGGGCCATTCCAAAAATCAGAACTCCGGAAGAATTAGATGAGTTACTTTCCCGGATAGGTTCTCTTTCAGATGAAGACGCTGATATAATGACAAAAGCTGTTGAAGAGGAATGAATGATTATTCCTGACCATTTTGGCTAAAAGAGTTTAGGATGATCATTTACAATATGTTTTTAGTGCCGGTCTGATGGTCTGTATTATAACCGGTTTTATTGAGTGCATTACATCAGGGTAAGATAATACAGGTAATTTTGGCATAAATCAGGCTGTTATTTCTACAGTTTCTTCGTAGATTGATTGCGGAACTGGCCCGCTCAGGTTTCTTTTAGCTCTCCGGATAACCTTTTGCGGCGTCTTTTATATTTTCGGGTGCTTTTGGTTCTGGTTTTTCCTATGAGTTATGAGAGCCTGGAAGTGACGGATATTCTGTTACAAAGATTTTAATCTTCGTCTTCTTCGTGTGATAATTCTGAATTTCATTATATATCTGATAGTCCTCTTTTACTTTTAGGCAGTTTGTGATTTAGGGTCTGGTTTTTTTGGCATGTGTAACCGGCACATTTTCTCTGTAAATGTATTATTATGACTTATAAGATAATGAATTTCTTATGCAGACATTACTTTCCGGAGGTTTGTGTGGTTTTGGCAACATTAAACCGGCACTTAGAGGGGGCTTTTTCCGGCTATATTACCCATATAAAAATAGTTCACCTAATTGAGAGGAAGCCGCATTTCAGAATTATTGAAAGATTATAGCTGCGGGGAGTTTGCCACAGGCTGTGGCAGATCCATAAATAATATATGCTGCATTGTTGAATAACCAATGTTCCATGGGTTTCCTCCAAAAACTAAAAGGTGGTGGTTATGATTATATATGATGCAGATTGATCTTATATCATGAGTTCTAAAAGTATCAATATCTCCGAAGAGGCCTATGAAAGGCTCAACAGCTGGAAAAAGAGCAATGATGAAAGTTTTACTGATGTGATTATCAGAGTTCTGCCACAAAAAAGGAACTTATCTGAGATTCTTGAGTGTCTGGAACCTATTGATGAAGAAACAGCTGAAGAAATGAAAAAAGCCATAGATGATGAAGACAGTGCTTAAATGATAATTCTCGACAGCACTTTCATAATTGATCTTTTAGCCGGAAAAAAGGATGCTATCGAATTTTTAAGGGAAAAAGAAGCAGAAGATGTGATTATAACAACGACTTTTGTTAATATTTTAGAACTTCATAAGGGTGCCTTCAGGTCACGAAACACCCAAAAAGAGATTGATAAGATTAATCTGTTTATAGATAAATTCGATTACCTCGGCTTTTCTCCGGAAGTTAATCTTATATTTGGAAAGATATCTGCTTATCTTAAGAGTTGTGGAAAGCCGGCAGGACAATTTGATGAGCTTATAGCAAGCATCGCATTACTTCATAATGCTCATGTTGTTACAAATAATACAAAGGATTTCTCAAAGATTCCGGGCTTAAAAATAATTAAACACTAAAAAAATCTAATATCTCTTTGATGGCTGACTTTTGTCACTGTCGTAATAAAGTGCCCAAAAATCCGGGAAAAATCAAAAAAATATCATGTTAATGTGGCTGCCGGTCTGATGGTCTATATTATAACCGGTTTTATTGAGTGCATTACATCAGGGTAAGATAATACAGGTAATTTTGGCATAAATCAGGCTGTTATTTCTACAGTTTCTTCGTAGATTGATTGCGAAACTGGCCCGCTCAGGTTTCTTTTAGCTCTCCGGATAACCTTTTGCGGCGTCTTTTATCCTAAGTTTGACAGTTCATGTATTTCCACCTATTTGTGGCAAAAAAGAATTTGACAGTTACATACTTTTGCAGAATAATCTATCAAAATCTCCTTAATTTGAGCTTAGATTTAATGTGACATGAACATTCTAAAAATAAAACTCCCATTTTACCCTTAAATTTGGTCAACTGTCAAATTCAATTCCGGCTTTTTTGGATATTTTGGGATTTAAAATGCCTTTATAGGTCAAGTGTCAAACTTGGGTTTTATATTTTCGGGTGCTTTTGGTTCTGGTTTTTCCTATGAGTTATGAGAGCCTGGAAGTGACGGATATTCTGCTACAAAGTTTCCATCTTCGTCTTCTTCTATGATGACTCTGAATTTCATTATATCTCCAATACTCCTCTTTTACTTTTAGGCAGTGTGCGTTTTAGAGTATAATTTTTCCGGCAATGTATTACTATGGTTCCTGCGATAATAAATTTCTTATGCGGGCATTATTGCCTGAAGTTTGAGCGGGTGGGTTAAATTAAATCGGCATTGAAAGTTATTTCATGATTAATGCTTTTTTAGAAGATTATTAAATTCCTCAACAGTAAGGCCGGCATCTTTTATGAGTTCTCTTTCAGTACCTTTTGAGACCGGATTGTGATTTGGAATAATCAGGATTTCTTCTCCTTTAGACATAACTACGTGGCTCCCTCTCTGTCTCTCAATCTCATACCCTATTTTGGAGAATACTTTAATCATATCCTTTGCAGAAACAGGAAGAAGACGTTTGTTTGTCATACGGCAATATCAACGACAGTGGTCTTTGGCTGGTTAATCAGTTTTCTGGCTTTATCATTTGCTACTTCAAGATAAAGATCAATTGCCTCGTGGATATTTTGCAGTGCTTCTTCCTTTGTGCTTCCCTGTGAATGACATCCCTTCAGGGCAGGACAATGAACGGAATATGTGCCATCTTCTTCTTCTTCAAGAACTATTTCGAGTTTCACTTTGATTCACCTTTATTCGTATGTGATTTTAGAAGTAATATACTTACTGCCCTTACTGAATTCCAATGTTAATGAAGGATTTTAGTCGTAATAATTGGAAATTTTTGACAGGCATTGTCATATAGCTGCCTTTATGGGAGGATTGTTGTGATGAGGTTACAACCTGGATTCCTGCGAATTTGTATCTGGCAATATTAAAAATGGCTGAATATCTGCCTAAATTAGAAATAAAGCGAATTTCATTAATGAATAAAATCTTCCCCGTTAGGAAACATTACAAAAAATAACTTGATTGTTTATTTCAAAAATACACCCAATATGCCTGCCTAATAGTAATTACGCACAAATTGGGTCATATTTTACTTGTCGTAGTTACGTGTCTCCGGGAATCCAGGTTCTAATTCTCCGGATGAAAAGTCTAATCTCTATATATCTCTATAATAGCAACATAAATTTCAGGGGGCCGCTTTTAATTTCTTTGTGGTTTGAATTCATCCGGAAGAAATACTGTTTCTGATCTAATCAGATCTGATCTTATCTTTTAAAGAATTAATGCAGGCGCATCTATTTTTTGTAGAATATATTCTGCGATAGCGCTTAATCTGCCGCTTTTAAACTATTCTTTCATAAATGGATGAAATTCTGATTTTTGGGGAACTTGTAAAGGATATCCGGCTCAGGAAGGGACTGTCTCAGGAGAAGCTTGCTGAAAAAACCAGTCTTGACAGGACGTTTATCAGCCTTATTGAAACCGGAAAGAGCAGCCCGACTCTTCTTACTATTCTGAAAATTTCCGGAGCCTTTGGTCTTGCACCCTCTGAACTGATGCTTGAGTTTGAGAAGAGACTCGGAGAGGCAGAAGAGAATAAACCGGAAAAAACTCCGGGGGGAAAGGTTTGACTCTTTCTTCAGCTGAACCTGATTATCTCTCAGAGAACTGGTGTGGCTTAAAGTGGTCATCTTGGGTTAAGCATAAAAATTTCAGAAATGATTCCGCTCACCTGCCGAAATTTCCCGGATTATACAGGGTTCGTGTCATTGATGGTGATTCTCTGGTCTATATCGGTCAGACCGGAAGAACTGTAAGAAAGAGGCAGAGTGAGCTTATTGTTTACTTAAAAGATCCCGAAAAGATGCCATTTAATGATCCGCACACTGCTGCACCCAATCTATGGGCATGGGCAGATGCTGAAGGTTTTGAGTTTGAGTCATCCGGAGCCTTTTTTGAAGGGACAAAGCAGGACCGGGAAGGCATGGAGGCATATCTTTTATGGCAGTACAGGCTCGAATCCGGAAATTCAACTCAGTGCAATTTTGGAAGATTTCATGAGGATTATCTAAAATCCCGGAATAAGTCATCCGGATTTCGGGGTGGTAAACTCACTGGAGGTGAGAAGAACGCTGCCGGAGGGCCATCTGCACCGCCGCTCCGGCTTAAGGCGGATGGAATGCCGGCAGATCCGGACTGGATGAATCTGTCATGGAGTGAGCCTGAAATTCTGAACAAAGAGAATCTGAAAGAAATTCCCGGAGAACCTGCATTATACCGTATTATGAACAGAAAATGTAGTGATGTTTTATACATCGGGCAGACTAAAAATGCACGGGCAAGGCTTACTACGCATTCAAAATATGACTGGGAGGAAGAGGTATTATTTTCTGTTTATCTCTTACCGGGTGTTTCTGATAGTGATTCTGCTTCTGACCCGGATATTGGTTCAGTCCTCTCAGATTTCCCGACAAACAAATCAGTTCTCCTATACACTCATCAGTTAAAAGAGCTTGAAAACGATCTTATCGGTGCCTATTACGGTCATTTCCGGAGAGTTCCGAAGTTTCAGATTAGGAAATGATTGATAATAAATTCAGTAAAGAAAGAAAGAAAGCTTAAATGATATAAGTCTGATTCACTCACCAAAAATTATACCATCTCTAAAACAAATTACTCTTTATCAATGGCAATGGAAATAGATATCTCCGAACTTGCTAAGATTAACTCAATAATCGAGCATGACCGGACAGATGCAACATACAAATATGCACTTCTCCGGGCTGTGGTCGATACCTGCCAGAAGAACAGGAATCTTGTTATAGCAAATGCAACTGGTGATTATCCGGAAAACTCCTGTGAAGAAATCAACTGTGATGAGGTAACAATCCCGATTGGAATTATTATTGAGAAATGGATCTTCTATTATTACCCCTTAATCGAGAGTGAAACATTCATCCCGCAGAAGAGGGGAGAACCGGACGGAAAACATGCCCTTCTTTTCAGACCGCAGTTTGAAAAACTTACAGACTATTATCAGTGTAAAGGTGGCCTTTCAGCTTTTTACAGAGATTACAGTGCCGGAAACATCCCGGATGAGATTTTCCCGGTATTCTTAAGCCTGGTAAAGGACATCAGAAAAACAATCGCAGATCAGCCTATGAAATACCTCGGCAGGTCATACAGCAATGAATATTACTCGGTATTCACACCTGTAAGGCCTCTTCCGGCAATAAAAAAAGAGCATGCAAAGGACAGGAGCCGGCTTGTCCGGTCGGGGGGCTGTTTCACGATGTCAGCCGGACTTGCTGCCGTCTTTGAGTACTTCGGTGCATTCATCTCCGGAGAAGAGGGCCTTTTGAAAAAATGGGCTTCCTTTTCTTCTGCTCAGGATAAAAGCGGACTTGTCAATGAAGCGGTGGTCCTTGAAGTGCTGACAGTATCGCCGGAGACTGAAAGGGCAGTACATGAGGCTAAAAATACATATAATTCTCTCTTTGAAAACGGATATAAGCCTGAGTGTGTCTGGTCCGGAAAAGTGATCCCTGATACTGAATCAATGGCGGTGGACCACATGGTCCCGTTCTCTGTCTGGAAGAACAACGACCTGTGGAATCTTCTTCCGGCTTTAAACTCTGTAAACTCCAGGAAAAGTGACAGAATACCGTCTCCGGCACTCATTGAGAGGAGGTCAGATGCAATAACCGGCTATTGGGATATTCTCCATGAGAACTACCCTGTCCGGTTTGAAAAGGAAATATCAGTCTCCCTGATGAGAAATTCCGGGTCTGACCGGATGGACGATTGTGTAACTGCCCTTGCTGATACCTGTGAGTATCTTACAGAAATAAGAGGGTTTGAGGTCTTTGAAGGATAATCCGGTGATCTCCGGATATATGCTAAAATAGCAGTGAACCCGGAGAACCGGTAAAATTAAACTGGCATTGATAATAATGCATAAAAAAAGGTTTTTTTTAGTGATTGATTACTTCAATGGCGGGAATTCTTGAAAAATCTTTTGTGTTGTTTGTTACAAGTCTTGCACCATTATATATTGTAATTGCTGCTATTAATTCATCAAATCTTCCGATTGGTGTTCCGTTTTTTTCAAGTCTTGCAGACAAATCACCATACTCAGAATAATATTTTTCATTAAATTTCAGAACCGGGATTATTTTTAGCATGTCATTAATATAATTCAGTGATTTCTCTATATTTTCAGATTTGTAAGCACCTTTGTATATTTCAAAGACATTAACAAAAGTTGTTGCAAATGGTTCATTACTGTCTAAAACCTCCTGGAAGAAACGATTTGCTTTTATTTTTTTAGGATTATTGTGACTTTTCATAAAGTCAATTAAAAAGGTTGAGTCAAAAATAATCATTTACTCTATGTCCTTCTTCATTTTTTCAGCTTCTTCTTCGGTCAGGCCCTCATGTTTACTATGAAATTCTTCATATGCTTCTCTGACTGTCCGGTGTTTTGGAAGGATTCTTAGTATTAAACTTGAAAAACTTTCTTCATCATTATTTTTCCATGTTTTAAGGCGTTCATATGCTTCTTCTGAGAGGTTTACAGTTTTAGTTGGCATATTCATTTGTATATGTGTAAGGTGAAATAAATGTTTTGTTAATCAGAAAGTGAGTCGATACCAGAGAAAATTCCGGCAATAAAAAAAGAGCATGCAAAGGACAGAAGCAAACTTGTCCGTTCTGGCGGCTGTTTCACGATGTCAGCCGGACTTGCTGCCGTCTTTGAGTACTTCGGTGCATTCATCTCCGGAGAAGAGGGCCTTTTGAAAAAGTGGGCTGAGTTTTCTTCCGGACAGGATAATTTATAGGATGAATCGTTACGAAATCTTAAAAAAAAGTCCAAAGTATTTAGTTCTCCCGATACATAGAGGGTTGTGCAATGATAATAACTATCATATCTTATAGATAAATATTATACTGGCAATCGGTGAATTCTTAGATGGTTATAATTAGAAAAAATGAAAGGGCATTACTGTACTTAATCAGATATTTTAAAAAGATAAATAAGATTGAGCTTGTTAAACGCACCTTTTTAATTTCGCAGGCGAGCAGAATATATGATTATATACCTTATAAATCCGGTCCTTTCTCATTTCAGTTGTATCATGATCTGAACCATCTTGAAAAAAATGGACTTATAGAGACAGATGACGATTATGTAAAGCTAATATCTGATAAATTTCCGGAACCTGAAGTAGGCCCCCGGAGGGCAATAAATTATCACATATCTGTTTTTGGAGAAGAGGATGGAGAAACTATCAGAAGATATGTCTATGACAATTATCCGTTTTACACAATTTTCAGTAAGACTGAAAAGAAAGAATCCTATGTCAGGGATGAAAATGGTATTCTCACAATAGGATATGAAGGCAGAAGTGTCGATGATTTTATTTTGAACCTCATTAAAAACAAGGTTAGTATTCTGGTTGATGTACGAAAAAACCCTTTCAGCATGAAATACGGTTTTTCAAAGAAACAGATCTCAGGTTATTCTGAGGAGATAGGTATTGAATATATACACATTCCCGGTTTGGGCATAGAGAGTTCAAAGAGAAAAAATCTAAAGCCGGAAGATTATGCTGCTCTTTTTTCAGAATATGAATCTGATCTGATTAACAGAGAAAAAGAACTTGGAATTCTTCGCAAACTTGGAAAGGATAAAAAAATTGCCCTGATGTGTTTTGAAAAGGATTCAAATTTCTGCCACCGTGGAGTTATTGGGAAAAAACTTCATAGTGATGGTTTTTGTGTGGAGAATGTATAATGTGGGAGAAAAAGAGGGTTTTAATCACAGTCAAGGCATATCCGGAGCACAGCAGAAGGCATGGGGATGTTGTCTGTACAGCCGGAATTACTGACGAAGGGGAATTTATAAGGCTTTATCCAATAAATACGAGGATATATTTTGGTGAGGGTAAAATAAAAAAATATGACTGGATTGAGGTAGAATGCAAAAAAGCCACAGATGAAAAGTTAAACCGAAAGGAGAGTTATAGGGTCAGGGAAGAATCAATAAGAATAATTGACCGCTCTTTATCAGTTTACAAAAGAAAAGCTCCGTGGGCTGAGAGAAATAAAATTATTCTCGATAAAGTATCACCTTCAATAAGTTATCTTCAAAATGCTTTCAAAGAGGGCCGGACTTCTTTAGGACTAATTAAAGCCAAAGAGATTCTTGATTTTTATACCAAAGAAGAATTAATGACCCCTCCTGAAGCAAAACATTACCAGGGAAATCTCTTTGACGACAGTAAAATTCCTGTAATTGATAATATCCCTCATATATTTGCGTATAAATTTTTTTGTGAGGGTTGTTTTGGCCCGGAACCCTGCAATAAAAACGGAAAATATCATAATATTATGTGTGAGGACTGGGAAATATTTGAAGCATACAGAAATTTCTGGAAAAGGTGTAGTAATACTGAAGAACTCTGGAGGATGCTCTATGATAAAATGTTCAGTTTTATGAAAGAAAGAGATCTCTACTTCTTTATGGGGATGCATTCTTTACAACCTACGTGGTTAATAATTGGGCTTTATTATCCGGATCTGAATTCAGATATTTTGCCTAAAGATAATTCTTTCAGAACTCTTGATCAATGGATGTAATATTCACTTTGATTGAATACAATTGATGTATATACTTTTGCAGACCTTTTGACTAATTAGATGTCCTGAAAATATTTACATGAAATACAAAAAATTCCCCGGCGGAAAAGCAGTCCGGGATAAAATACCTGAAATCATCCAAAATTCCGGGCAGGAATGCAAAATGGAAACCTTAAGCGAACCGCTCTTCTATGAGGCGATGAAGAAGAAGCTGACCGAAGAAGTCGGAGAATATCTGTCAGAACCCTGCCCGGAAGAGCTTGCAGA
This window harbors:
- a CDS encoding MBL fold metallo-hydrolase, with the translated sequence MKLTVLCDNNTIIDLYLTGEPALSFFIEDCGKNILFDTGYSDVFIKNAEELGISLLSVDYIVFSHNHNDHTGGFVFLKEMYENAAAAGISCKRPVIIAHPEIFRKTTLEGFGDIGSPLTEEEVITFADIMLSCDPVEITENITFIGEITENITFIGEITEKVSFEPPCDIGVYKDSAGNLVPDYQDDDTALFYSGENGLVVITGCSHKGICSIVKQAVKISGRSDLQDIIGGFHLLGADQKRLESTGEYFAGFAMKCIHPCHCTDLSAKIALAGYVPVEEIGSGSVLEY
- a CDS encoding antitoxin VapB family protein, whose product is MSSKSINISEEAYERLNSWKKSNDESFTDVIIRVLPQKRNLSEILECLEPIDEETAEEMKKAIDDEDSA
- a CDS encoding type II toxin-antitoxin system VapC family toxin, with translation MIILDSTFIIDLLAGKKDAIEFLREKEAEDVIITTTFVNILELHKGAFRSRNTQKEIDKINLFIDKFDYLGFSPEVNLIFGKISAYLKSCGKPAGQFDELIASIALLHNAHVVTNNTKDFSKIPGLKIIKH
- a CDS encoding type II toxin-antitoxin system HicA family toxin, with translation MTNKRLLPVSAKDMIKVFSKIGYEIERQRGSHVVMSKGEEILIIPNHNPVSKGTERELIKDAGLTVEEFNNLLKKH
- a CDS encoding type II toxin-antitoxin system HicB family antitoxin, with amino-acid sequence MKLEIVLEEEEDGTYSVHCPALKGCHSQGSTKEEALQNIHEAIDLYLEVANDKARKLINQPKTTVVDIAV
- a CDS encoding helix-turn-helix domain-containing protein; protein product: MDEILIFGELVKDIRLRKGLSQEKLAEKTSLDRTFISLIETGKSSPTLLTILKISGAFGLAPSELMLEFEKRLGEAEENKPEKTPGGKV
- a CDS encoding HNH endonuclease domain-containing protein produces the protein MAMEIDISELAKINSIIEHDRTDATYKYALLRAVVDTCQKNRNLVIANATGDYPENSCEEINCDEVTIPIGIIIEKWIFYYYPLIESETFIPQKRGEPDGKHALLFRPQFEKLTDYYQCKGGLSAFYRDYSAGNIPDEIFPVFLSLVKDIRKTIADQPMKYLGRSYSNEYYSVFTPVRPLPAIKKEHAKDRSRLVRSGGCFTMSAGLAAVFEYFGAFISGEEGLLKKWASFSSAQDKSGLVNEAVVLEVLTVSPETERAVHEAKNTYNSLFENGYKPECVWSGKVIPDTESMAVDHMVPFSVWKNNDLWNLLPALNSVNSRKSDRIPSPALIERRSDAITGYWDILHENYPVRFEKEISVSLMRNSGSDRMDDCVTALADTCEYLTEIRGFEVFEG
- a CDS encoding type II toxin-antitoxin system VapC family toxin — encoded protein: MIIFDSTFLIDFMKSHNNPKKIKANRFFQEVLDSNEPFATTFVNVFEIYKGAYKSENIEKSLNYINDMLKIIPVLKFNEKYYSEYGDLSARLEKNGTPIGRFDELIAAITIYNGARLVTNNTKDFSRIPAIEVINH
- a CDS encoding antitoxin VapB family protein: MPTKTVNLSEEAYERLKTWKNNDEESFSSLILRILPKHRTVREAYEEFHSKHEGLTEEEAEKMKKDIE
- a CDS encoding DUF488 domain-containing protein, with product MYHDLNHLEKNGLIETDDDYVKLISDKFPEPEVGPRRAINYHISVFGEEDGETIRRYVYDNYPFYTIFSKTEKKESYVRDENGILTIGYEGRSVDDFILNLIKNKVSILVDVRKNPFSMKYGFSKKQISGYSEEIGIEYIHIPGLGIESSKRKNLKPEDYAALFSEYESDLINREKELGILRKLGKDKKIALMCFEKDSNFCHRGVIGKKLHSDGFCVENV
- a CDS encoding nucleoside triphosphate pyrophosphohydrolase, which produces MKYKKFPGGKAVRDKIPEIIQNSGQECKMETLSEPLFYEAMKKKLTEEVGEYLSEPCPEELADIIEVVYRLAESEGITKEELEEIRLKKREIRGGFEKNIFLLNNKPDI